Proteins from one Scleropages formosus chromosome 14, fSclFor1.1, whole genome shotgun sequence genomic window:
- the atp6ap2 gene encoding renin receptor, producing MSGDRLEKEMKTMKLCWGCERKNFLMFALMIYPFLFLGIAADQLTVLQAPQYVTFREGRWPISGEKVPDLVALTMGFSVQEDLGWPGLQVGPLFERPRATALVVVRGVNSLEFSQSSMSYPLEHPVPFTLDSVSNTVHTLFVDDTPVVLQLAPSEERLYMVGKANAVFEDLPVTLQQIKGRLSQEGSVLNSMPLNSLSRSNEVDLLFLSEVQVLHDIAALLLRHRHLAKDHSPDLYSLEFAGLEEISRQYGMDSQQFQDAAKILAEALQKFAEDLSSIYSSNAVVEVVTVKTFETALTRKSRSILQSRQSENEDNKFNLAYKYDFDYAVIFNIVLWLMIGLVLAVIVIAYNLWNMDPGYDSIIYRMTNQKIRLD from the exons ATGTCAGGTGATCGTCTTGAAAAGGAGATGAAGACGATGAAGCTGTGTTGGGGATGTGAAAGGAAAAATTTCCTAATGTTTGCGttaatgatttacccctttttatTCCTAG GCATTGCCGCGGATCAGCTGACTGTGCTGCAAGCTCCACAATATGTGACATTCCGTGAGGGACGTTGGCCCATTTCTGGGGAAAAGGTCCCGGATCTGGTTGCCCTCACCATGGGCTTTTCGGTGCAGGAG GATCTAGGCTGGCCAGGCCTGCAGGTGGGGCCCCTGTTCGAGAGACCTCGGGCCACGGCGCTGGTGGTGGTGAGGGGAGTGAACAGTTTGGAATTTTCTCAGAGCTCGATGTCTTACCCCCTGGAACAT cctGTGCCTTTCACGTTAGATAGTGTATCCAACACAGTTCACACTTTGTTTGTGGATGACACTCCTGTTGTGTTGCAGCTGGCACCTAGTGAAGAG AGGCTTTACATGGTGGGGAAAGCCAATGCGGTGTTTGAAGACCTCCCCGTTACATTGCAGCAGATCAAAGGACGTCTCTCTCAGGAGGGCTCCGTCCTGAATTCCATGCCTCTCAACTCCCTCAGCCGGAGCAATGAG GTGGACCTACTATTCCTGTCTGAGGTGCAGGTGCTGCATGACATAGCTGCCCTG CTGCTGCGACACAGGCACCTTGCGAAGGATCATTCTCCAGATTTGTACTCCCTGGAGTTCGCAGGTCTGGAGGAGATCAGTCGGCAGTATGGGATGGATTCTCAGCAGTTTCAGGACGCTGCCAAGATTTTGGCTGAAGCGCTGCAGAAG TTTGCAGAGGATCTGTCCAGCATTTACAGCAGCAATGCTGTGGTGGAGGTTGTAACAGTGAAGACCTTTGAGACGGCACTTACCAGGAAGTCCCGGTCTATTCTTCAATCCAGACAGAGT GAAAATGAAGACAACAAGTTTAATCTAGCGTACAAGTACGACTTTGACTATGCTGTGATTTTCAACATTGTGCTGTGGCTCATGATTGGTCTGGTGCTGGCTGTCATAGTCATTGCCTACAACCTGTGGAACATGGACCCAGGCTATGATAGCATCATCTATAGGATGACCAACCAGAAGATCCGTCTGGATTAA